The following are from one region of the Salvia hispanica cultivar TCC Black 2014 chromosome 1, UniMelb_Shisp_WGS_1.0, whole genome shotgun sequence genome:
- the LOC125200683 gene encoding serine/threonine receptor-like kinase NFP, translating to MKIKFHHLPPLLLLLLWYNPHHHNVQAQLPTTIGYNCTANQSSSPCDTFVFYRAAAPSFLDLAAVGDLFSLSRPEIASPSNISSPSSRLLPDQTLFVPIKCSCNAVNTSVTISYSPQNYTIRSGDTFFLVSTISYQSLTTYQSVEVVNPNSVPTQLDVGDVVVFPIFCRCPTSAQRRSGVNYLITYVFQPSDSLNSVASKLGASEQMITEINGADINPYDTVFVPVSNLPNLTQPVVPPLSPPERERKGAVIGLGVGLGVCGALLILVCAAWWYRERGGGFKDVEKQQQRKGDGLLKAEKVSLMADVSGCLDKYKVFQVEDLSDATDGFDERCIIQGSVYKGKIDGELYAIKKMKWNAYEELKILQKVNHGNLVRLEGFCIDQEEGNCYLVYEYAENGSLHSWLHENEAEKLSWKTRLRIAIDVANGLQYIHEHTRPKVVHKDIKSSNILLDSNMRAKIANFGLAKSGCNAITMHIVGTQGYIAPEYLADGVVSTKMDVFSFGVVLLELISGREARDEQGNVLWASASGVMDGKEERKLRKLMEWMDECLLRESCSTDSVSSVMAVAVACLHKDPARRPSMVDIVYALSKSDDLFFDMSEENGLSPRAVVAR from the exons atgaaaatcaaattccACCATCTCCCTCCAttgctcctcctcctcctatGGTACAACCCCCACCACCACAACGTACAAGCCCAGCTCCCCACCACCATCGGCTACAACTGCACCGCCAACCAATCCTCCTCCCCCTGCGACACCTTCGTCTTCTACCGAGCTGCGGCGCCCTCCTTCCTCGACCTCGCCGCCGTCGGCGACCTCTTCTCCCTCAGCCGCCCCGAGATCGCCAGCCCTAGCAACATCTCCTCCCCCTCCTCGCGCCTCCTCCCCGACCAGACTCTCTTCGTCCCGATCAAATGCTCCTGCAACGCCGTCAACACCTCCGTCACCATCTCCTACTCCCCCCAAAACTACACCATCAGAAGCGGCGACACCTTCTTCCTAGTCTCCACAATCAGCTATCAGAGTCTCACCACTTACCAGTCCGTGGAGGTCGTTAACCCTAATTCAGTCCCCACGCAGCTCGACGTCGGCGACGTCGTCGTTTTCCCCATTTTCTGCCGGTGCCCTACCTCAGCGCAGCGGCGGAGCGGCGTCAATTACTTAATCACCTACGTTTTCCAACCCTCCGATAGCCTCAATTCCGTCGCGTCGAAGCTCGGAGCGTCGGAGCAGATGATAACTGAAATTAACGGCGCTGACATTAATCCTTATGATACGGTTTTTGTGCCGGTGTCGAATTTGCCTAATTTGACGCAGCCTGTGGTGCCTCCGCTCTCTCCTccggagagagagaggaagggGGCGGTGATCGGGCTTGGGGTAGGGCTTGGAGTGTGTGGGGCGCTGCTGATTTTGGTGTGTGCGGCTTGGTGgtatagagagagagggggaggGTTTAAGGATGTGGAGAAGCAGCAGCAGAGAAAGGGAGATGGATTGTTGAAGGCTGAGAAGGTGAGTTTGATGGCTGATGTTTCTGGATGTTTGGATAAGTATAAAGTTTTTCAAGTCGAGGATTTGAGCGATGCAACAGATGGATTTGATGAGAGATGCATTATTCAAGGCTCTGTCTACAAAGGAAAGATTGATGGAGAATTGTATGCtattaagaaaatgaagtgGAATGCCTATGAAGAACTCAAGATCTTGCagaag GTGAACCATGGGAACCTAGTGAGGCTAGAAGGGTTCTGCATAGATCAAGAGGAAGGAAACTGCTACTTAGTGTACGAATACGCTGAAAACGGCTCTCTCCATTCGTGGCTTCATGAAAACGAAGCTGAGAAATTGAGTTGGAAAACAAGGCTGAGGATCGCCATTGATGTAGCAAACGGCCTTCAATACATCCACGAGCACACGAGGCCTAAAGTCGTGCACAAGGACATAAAGAGCAGCAACATCCTCTTGGACTCGAACATGAGGGCCAAGATCGCGAACTTTGGGCTTGCAAAGTCGGGGTGTAACGCCATAACAATGCACATTGTGGGCACGCAGGGGTACATTGCCCCCGAGTACCTTGCTGATGGCGTTGTCTCCACCAAGATGGATGTGTTCTCCTTCGGTGTAGTGCTGCTTGAGCTCATCTCGGGGAGGGAGGCCCGGGATGAGCAGGGGAATGTGCTTTGGGCCAGTGCTAGTGGAGTTATGGATGGCAAAGAGGAGAGGAAGTTGAGGAAGCTTATGGAATGGATGGATGAGTGTCTTCTGAGAGAGTCGTGCTCGACAGATAGTGTGTCGAGCGTGATGGCAGTGGCGGTAGCTTGCCTGCATAAGGATCCTGCGAGGAGGCCGAGCATGGTGGACATAGTGTATGCATTGTCGAAGAGCGATGATCTCTTCTTTGATATGTCTGAGGAGAATGGACTCTCTCCGAGGGCTGTTGTTGCTAGGTGA
- the LOC125207222 gene encoding photosynthetic NDH subunit of subcomplex B 5, chloroplastic: MAGAATASVLLSNSIPKSSQRSEPPKPRDLINGNSHSILLKLGANLGGKCSTKLRAGMSQVEPDLNEDPRDRWATPGILEEDYVYGKYDGHHTFFESDDRGSFWGSIAEDYASMDPPTGFQGLISWLFLPAIAAGMYFNVPGEYLYIGAAVFTVVFCIIEMDKPSEPHNFEPQIYNMERGARDKLISDYNTMDIWEFNEKYGDLWDFTVKKDNITKR, translated from the exons ATGGCGGGTGCAGCAACAGCCTCAGTGCTTCTCTCTAATTCGATCCCCAAATCTTCCCAAAGATCTGAACCACCCAAGCCCAGGGACCTCATTAACGGAAACTCACACTCGATTTTGCTGAAACTCGGTGCAAATTTGGGCGGGAAGTGTTCGACGAAATTGCGGGCCGGGATGTCGCAAGTGGAGCCCGATCTCAATGAGGATCCCAGGGACAGATGGGCAACCCCCGGAATTCTGGAg GAGGATTATGTATACGGGAAGTATGATGGGCATCACACATTCTTTGAGAGTGATGATAGAG GCTCTTTTTGGGGATCGATCGCTGAAGATTATGCATCAATGGATCCTCCTACAGGATTCCAAG GTCTTATTTCATGGCTATTTCTTCCGGCAATTGCTGCTGGGATGTACTTTAATGTTCCG GGGGAATACCTCTACATCGGTGCAGCTGTATTTACAGTGGTATTTTGCATTATCGAGATGGACAAGCCTAGTGAGCCACACAACTTCGAACCTCAAATATACAACATGGAGAGAGGAGCTCGCGACAAGCTGATATCCGATTACAACACCATGGACATATGGGAATTCAACGAGAAATACGGGGACCTGTGGGACTTCACAGTAAAGAAAGATAACATCACAAAGAGATAA